A genomic stretch from Bacillus sp. E(2018) includes:
- the namA gene encoding NADPH dehydrogenase NamA gives MQPLLFQPLTIRDVTIKNRIVMSPMCMYSCYEQDGIVTPWHMTHYTSRAMGQTGLIMTEAAAVSPQGRISAEDLGIWDDSHVEGLSKLGAAIQENGSKAAIQIAHAGRKAMIDGPIIAPSAVAFSEKMKTPEEMSLQQIEETVNQFRSAAKRAKTAGFDVIEIHGAHGYLINEFLSPLSNRRTDSYGGSQENRYRFLQEIIAAVRLEWEGPLFVRISANDYHPEGNTPEDFITYSKWMKEDGVDLIDCSSGAVVPAKIPTFPGYQVSFADKIKNEAEIATAAVGLITTGKQAEEILQNKRADLIFIGREFLKDPYWPRTAAQDLGTEIESPKQYERGW, from the coding sequence ATTCAACCGTTATTGTTTCAACCATTGACCATCCGTGACGTAACGATAAAGAATCGGATCGTCATGTCACCTATGTGTATGTACTCTTGTTATGAACAAGATGGGATTGTAACCCCTTGGCATATGACTCATTATACGTCTCGAGCAATGGGTCAGACCGGACTGATCATGACAGAAGCAGCAGCGGTAAGCCCTCAAGGACGAATAAGTGCAGAAGACTTAGGCATCTGGGATGACAGCCATGTGGAAGGTCTGTCTAAGCTCGGTGCAGCCATTCAAGAAAATGGTTCAAAAGCAGCTATTCAGATCGCCCATGCCGGACGTAAAGCGATGATAGACGGACCAATCATCGCTCCTTCTGCTGTCGCTTTTTCTGAAAAGATGAAGACACCAGAAGAAATGTCCCTTCAGCAGATCGAAGAGACAGTTAATCAATTTCGAAGCGCAGCAAAAAGAGCGAAGACTGCAGGATTTGATGTAATTGAGATTCATGGGGCGCATGGATATTTGATCAATGAGTTCCTCTCGCCTCTGTCTAACAGAAGAACGGATTCTTATGGAGGCAGTCAAGAAAATCGCTACCGTTTCTTACAAGAGATTATAGCTGCTGTCAGATTAGAATGGGAAGGTCCGCTGTTTGTTCGTATTTCAGCGAATGACTATCACCCAGAAGGAAATACACCAGAAGATTTTATAACCTATTCGAAGTGGATGAAAGAAGATGGAGTCGATCTTATCGACTGCAGTTCGGGTGCTGTTGTACCAGCGAAGATTCCGACGTTCCCTGGTTATCAGGTTTCATTTGCAGACAAAATTAAAAATGAAGCTGAAATTGCAACGGCTGCTGTTGGCTTGATCACAACAGGAAAACAAGCGGAAGAAATTTTACAAAACAAACGAGCCGATCTTATTTTTATCGGTCGAGAGTTTTTGAAAGATCCGTATTGGCCGCGAACAGCTGCACAAGATCTTGGAACAGAGATCGAAAGTCCGAAACAATATGAACGTGGTTGGTAA
- a CDS encoding glycerophosphodiester phosphodiesterase yields MTYIFAHRGSSKDCPENTMAAFQKAFKDGADGIELDVQLSKDGVPVIIHDEKVDRTTNGKGYVVDYTYDELSHLDAGSWFSKKFNKESVPSLQQFLEWIAPLPMLLNIELKNNIIEYNGLEEKVLQLLHHSGMMDRTVISSFNHYSLVKIRRLNSYVQTAPLYSSGLFEPWEYVKAVCSQSAHPNYRSLHPYIMKGFKRNNIPVRPYTVNSQKWMKYFFEWNTEAIITDYPVLARELLNSFPPHSKSRFLQK; encoded by the coding sequence TTGACATATATATTTGCTCACAGAGGATCTAGTAAGGATTGTCCTGAAAATACGATGGCTGCATTCCAAAAAGCATTTAAAGATGGCGCTGATGGGATCGAGCTTGATGTACAGCTTTCTAAAGATGGTGTGCCGGTCATCATTCATGATGAGAAGGTCGATCGAACAACGAATGGAAAAGGTTATGTTGTGGATTACACCTATGATGAACTATCACATTTAGATGCGGGCAGCTGGTTTTCGAAAAAATTTAACAAAGAATCCGTTCCTTCTCTTCAACAATTTTTAGAATGGATTGCTCCACTGCCAATGTTGCTTAATATTGAATTAAAGAACAATATCATTGAATATAACGGTCTTGAAGAAAAAGTCCTGCAATTGTTGCACCACTCCGGAATGATGGATCGCACTGTGATTTCGTCATTCAATCATTACAGTTTAGTCAAGATCAGAAGATTGAACAGTTATGTACAGACGGCACCTCTATATTCTTCCGGATTATTTGAACCATGGGAGTATGTAAAGGCCGTTTGTTCACAAAGTGCGCACCCGAACTATAGATCTCTTCACCCTTACATCATGAAAGGCTTTAAGAGAAATAATATACCTGTTCGTCCGTATACGGTAAACAGTCAAAAGTGGATGAAGTATTTTTTTGAGTGGAATACGGAAGCGATCATAACCGACTATCCGGTTCTAGCAAGAGAACTGTTAAACAGCTTCCCACCACATTCTAAGAGCAGATTTCTTCAAAAATAG
- a CDS encoding phosphatase PAP2 family protein — protein sequence MIFKNSVIRTVVLMVLCLGLFILFASIYEQSRVEVLDVWAMKNVSVIHQPALNDSFTFLTNIASRPYQFAIFFFFAVIWLIGERKWIEPFVLGICLMGIRFENQWFKDWFERDRPMYDRVIEITGYSFPSGHAMISIAFFGLLSYLLVQNYSFLYRYRKFMYGVTILFIGLVGFSRVYLGVHYPTDVLGGFSAGGTWLLICVLLYKGLNHFFKRNVYE from the coding sequence ATGATCTTTAAGAACAGCGTGATCAGAACAGTAGTGTTAATGGTTCTTTGCCTTGGGCTTTTTATTCTGTTTGCATCTATCTACGAACAATCAAGAGTAGAAGTTCTTGATGTGTGGGCGATGAAAAATGTGTCGGTCATCCATCAGCCCGCTTTAAATGATAGCTTTACGTTCTTGACGAACATCGCTTCTAGACCTTATCAATTCGCCATCTTTTTCTTTTTTGCTGTAATCTGGCTGATCGGTGAAAGAAAATGGATAGAACCGTTCGTGCTAGGCATTTGTCTCATGGGAATTCGCTTTGAAAATCAATGGTTCAAAGATTGGTTTGAGAGGGATAGACCGATGTACGACCGAGTTATTGAGATCACAGGTTATAGTTTTCCAAGTGGGCATGCAATGATCTCCATCGCTTTTTTTGGTCTTCTTTCTTATCTTCTCGTACAAAACTATTCTTTTTTGTACAGATATCGAAAGTTCATGTACGGCGTTACAATTCTTTTTATTGGATTAGTGGGTTTTAGCAGAGTGTATCTAGGTGTTCATTATCCGACAGATGTTCTAGGTGGATTTTCGGCTGGAGGAACCTGGCTCTTAATCTGCGTTTTACTGTATAAAGGGCTGAACCATTTTTTTAAGAGGAATGTATATGAATAA
- a CDS encoding methylmalonyl-CoA mutase family protein: MDKQQRIKEWQQKTEQTMNRFPERKERFHTSSDIEVERLYGTEEDHYPMESLGLPGEYPYTRGSQSTMYRARFWTMRQYAGFGSAEETNKRFRYLLDQGQTGLSVAFDLPTQIGYDSDHSMSRGEVGKVGVAIDSIEDMEALLKDIPLDKVSTSMTINAPASVLLAMYIAVAEKQGVAPEKLSGTIQNDILKEYIARGTYIFPPKPSMRLITDIFGYCQEFVPKWNTISISGYHIREAGANAAQELAFTIANGLAYVDAAIEAGLKIDDFAPRLAFFFNAHNQFFEEVAKFRAARRMWAKLMKEHYGAKNPKSWQLRFHTQTGGSTLTAQQPDNNIVRVTTQALSAVLGGTQSLHTNSRDEALALPTEDSARIALRTQQILAHETGVADTVDPLAGSYYVEHLTDELERKANKYIEKINQMGGAVAAVEQGYMQREIHHTSYETQKKIESGQEIIVGMNKFSIENEPQPELLRVDPTLGEKQKEKLQALKAKRDPNRVSAQLELLRTAAKGDDNLMPIIVECVKSYCTIGEICGVLREEFGEYTGV, translated from the coding sequence ATGGATAAACAACAGCGTATAAAAGAATGGCAACAAAAGACCGAACAAACCATGAATAGATTTCCAGAACGAAAAGAAAGATTTCATACTTCATCAGACATAGAGGTTGAAAGGCTATACGGTACAGAAGAAGATCATTATCCGATGGAATCCCTCGGGCTTCCAGGAGAATATCCATACACACGTGGCTCTCAATCTACCATGTATCGTGCGAGATTCTGGACGATGAGACAATACGCAGGCTTTGGGTCAGCTGAAGAAACGAATAAACGTTTTCGTTATTTGCTTGATCAAGGTCAAACCGGGCTTTCTGTAGCATTCGACCTTCCTACACAGATCGGCTATGATTCAGATCACTCGATGTCACGCGGTGAAGTAGGGAAAGTAGGAGTAGCGATAGATTCGATCGAAGATATGGAAGCTCTCTTAAAAGACATTCCGCTTGATAAGGTAAGTACTTCCATGACGATTAACGCACCTGCATCTGTTCTGCTCGCTATGTATATCGCTGTTGCAGAGAAGCAGGGAGTGGCACCAGAAAAACTTTCCGGAACGATACAGAATGATATTTTAAAAGAATATATCGCACGTGGTACATATATCTTTCCGCCTAAGCCTTCTATGCGATTGATCACAGATATCTTCGGCTATTGTCAGGAATTTGTGCCTAAGTGGAATACAATCAGCATCTCTGGCTATCACATACGTGAAGCTGGTGCGAATGCGGCACAAGAACTTGCTTTTACGATTGCAAATGGGCTCGCCTATGTGGATGCTGCCATAGAAGCCGGACTAAAAATTGATGACTTTGCTCCACGGTTAGCGTTCTTCTTTAATGCACACAATCAGTTCTTTGAAGAAGTTGCGAAGTTCAGAGCAGCTCGCAGAATGTGGGCCAAACTTATGAAAGAACATTATGGAGCTAAAAATCCTAAGTCGTGGCAGCTACGTTTTCATACGCAAACAGGAGGTTCGACCCTCACTGCCCAGCAACCGGATAATAATATTGTACGAGTTACAACCCAAGCACTTTCAGCCGTCTTAGGTGGAACACAGAGTCTTCATACGAACTCAAGAGATGAAGCACTTGCTCTTCCTACAGAAGATTCGGCTCGGATCGCTCTTCGTACTCAGCAGATCTTAGCGCACGAAACAGGTGTGGCGGATACAGTTGACCCACTTGCTGGCTCTTATTATGTAGAACACCTTACAGATGAGTTAGAACGAAAAGCAAACAAATATATCGAGAAGATCAATCAGATGGGTGGTGCGGTTGCTGCCGTCGAACAAGGCTATATGCAGCGTGAGATCCACCATACGTCCTATGAAACACAAAAAAAGATTGAGAGTGGCCAAGAAATCATCGTAGGAATGAACAAATTTAGTATTGAAAATGAACCTCAGCCCGAATTATTAAGAGTTGATCCGACTTTAGGAGAGAAACAGAAAGAAAAGCTTCAGGCACTGAAAGCAAAGAGAGATCCAAACCGAGTGAGCGCTCAGTTGGAATTATTGCGTACTGCTGCTAAAGGTGATGATAACTTAATGCCAATCATCGTTGAATGTGTGAAATCATATTGTACGATCGGAGAAATATGCGGTGTGCTTCGAGAAGAATTTGGAGAGTACACAGGGGTCTAA
- a CDS encoding MarR family transcriptional regulator: MSQLSDMHMMVNYMRGVYKVLEEDWQKAAKAIGLTQAEQHILWIVSLEEDITISKIAYYGLWDVSTVMQVIKRLKDKGYVRLEKKNDDRRISYVYLTEEGTVKHKESTSFNCQIYGFLQKWMEDESKKDFYRDLIQLHKDLNKHFHGEEFVEWVEDTGKRLHKTR, from the coding sequence ATGAGTCAACTATCTGACATGCACATGATGGTAAATTATATGCGTGGCGTGTATAAAGTTCTAGAAGAAGATTGGCAGAAAGCTGCGAAAGCCATTGGATTAACTCAGGCGGAGCAACATATTTTATGGATCGTTTCACTAGAAGAAGACATTACGATCTCTAAGATCGCTTATTACGGATTGTGGGATGTATCTACAGTTATGCAAGTGATCAAACGTCTAAAGGATAAAGGCTATGTAAGATTAGAGAAAAAGAACGATGACCGCAGAATATCTTATGTTTATTTAACAGAAGAAGGAACGGTCAAACATAAGGAGTCTACGAGCTTCAACTGCCAAATTTATGGCTTTCTTCAAAAATGGATGGAAGATGAAAGTAAAAAGGACTTCTATCGAGATCTTATTCAATTACATAAAGATTTAAACAAGCATTTTCATGGTGAAGAATTTGTTGAATGGGTAGAGGATACTGGGAAGCGGCTTCACAAGACAAGGTAG
- a CDS encoding DNA polymerase IV, which produces MYQSPGSKRRIIFHVDMNSFYASVEMAENPDLRGKPVAVAGNVEERKGIIVTCSYEAREKGVRTTMPLWQARKLCPNLVVVPPDFETYKIYSSRMFQLLQEYTEKVEPVSIDEGYMDVTDCQKPLELAKEIQSRLLNELNLPSSIGIGPNKFLAKTASDMKKPLGITVLRKRDLPEKLWPLKVGEMHGIGKKTEEKLNKYGIITIKDLADAVDYELKHRFGINGIKMKERANGIDTRPVDPSAASDYRSIGSSTTLSEDLISVMESEAVFKKLAEKVSSRLKIKGYVALTLAITIRYNDRKTITRSKMLANGTQHSIDIQKTAVGLFRRHWNKEPVRLLGITATEVVEREQATYQLDLFSVEKNEKDALIHDVLSSIERKHGEGIIKKGKK; this is translated from the coding sequence GTGTATCAGTCTCCTGGGTCTAAAAGAAGAATCATATTTCATGTGGACATGAACAGCTTCTATGCTTCAGTAGAGATGGCTGAAAACCCTGATCTTCGAGGAAAGCCAGTTGCGGTAGCAGGAAATGTAGAAGAGCGGAAAGGAATCATCGTAACTTGCAGCTATGAAGCGAGGGAAAAAGGCGTAAGAACCACGATGCCACTTTGGCAAGCTAGAAAACTTTGTCCTAATCTGGTTGTTGTTCCTCCAGACTTTGAAACATACAAAATATATTCATCACGCATGTTTCAGCTTCTGCAGGAATATACAGAAAAGGTAGAGCCTGTTTCCATCGATGAAGGCTATATGGATGTAACAGACTGTCAAAAACCACTCGAATTGGCAAAAGAGATTCAATCCAGACTTTTGAATGAACTGAACTTGCCATCATCTATTGGAATCGGTCCGAATAAATTTTTAGCCAAGACAGCTTCAGACATGAAGAAGCCGCTTGGAATCACAGTTCTTAGAAAAAGAGATCTTCCAGAAAAGCTTTGGCCATTGAAAGTCGGTGAGATGCACGGAATCGGTAAAAAAACCGAAGAAAAGTTGAATAAATATGGCATCATAACAATCAAAGATCTAGCAGATGCCGTAGATTATGAACTCAAACATCGTTTTGGCATCAACGGTATAAAGATGAAAGAACGAGCAAACGGCATCGATACGCGTCCAGTGGATCCAAGTGCTGCAAGTGATTATCGGTCGATCGGCAGTTCTACGACATTGAGTGAAGATCTTATCTCTGTTATGGAATCAGAAGCTGTATTTAAAAAGCTCGCGGAAAAAGTTTCTTCTCGGCTTAAAATAAAAGGATATGTTGCCCTGACGCTTGCGATCACCATTCGCTACAACGATCGGAAAACAATCACGAGAAGTAAGATGCTCGCGAACGGAACACAGCATTCAATAGATATTCAAAAAACAGCGGTCGGACTTTTTCGTCGGCACTGGAATAAAGAACCTGTTCGATTATTGGGCATTACAGCAACAGAAGTAGTGGAGAGGGAACAAGCGACTTATCAGCTTGATCTCTTCTCTGTCGAAAAGAACGAAAAAGATGCTCTGATTCACGATGTATTATCATCGATCGAGAGAAAGCATGGAGAAGGCATCATAAAGAAGGGAAAAAAGTAA
- the mce gene encoding methylmalonyl-CoA epimerase, which produces MKKTIRVLIAKPGLDGHDRGALVVSQALRDYGMEVIYTGLRQTPEQIAAAAVQEDVDAIGLSCLSGAHNELFPEVMRLLHEKGADDIIVVGGGVIPWEDIPFLESKGIQKVFTPGTPTIETAKFIEQAVYQRDGITDNVFTGVAPEKIDHIGIAVKSLDEALPFYVNVLGLTLEAIEEVPSQKVKVAFIKIGETRLELLEALTSESPIAQFIEKRGQGVHHVALGVTNIQDRIDEMKSNGIKMIHDAAVPGAGGASVAFMHPSSTHKVLFELCEKTKSKEEAK; this is translated from the coding sequence ATGAAGAAAACAATCCGTGTTTTAATTGCCAAACCAGGACTCGACGGTCATGACCGAGGAGCTCTTGTTGTTTCTCAAGCGTTAAGAGATTATGGAATGGAAGTCATTTATACAGGATTAAGACAAACACCAGAACAGATCGCGGCAGCTGCTGTTCAAGAGGATGTGGATGCGATTGGCTTATCTTGTCTGTCAGGCGCGCATAACGAACTTTTTCCAGAAGTGATGAGACTTCTTCATGAAAAAGGAGCAGACGATATCATAGTTGTCGGTGGAGGTGTAATTCCTTGGGAAGACATTCCCTTCTTAGAATCCAAAGGGATCCAAAAAGTATTCACACCAGGAACACCGACGATTGAAACAGCTAAATTTATTGAGCAAGCGGTATATCAGCGGGATGGGATTACAGATAATGTGTTTACAGGAGTAGCGCCAGAAAAGATCGATCATATTGGAATCGCTGTAAAATCATTAGATGAAGCGCTCCCGTTCTATGTGAATGTTCTGGGGTTAACACTTGAAGCGATTGAGGAAGTTCCTTCACAAAAAGTAAAAGTAGCTTTCATAAAAATTGGTGAGACCAGGCTAGAACTGCTTGAAGCCTTAACTTCAGAAAGTCCTATCGCACAGTTTATTGAAAAGCGTGGGCAAGGCGTCCATCACGTTGCTCTTGGCGTTACAAACATCCAAGACCGCATAGATGAGATGAAATCAAATGGCATCAAGATGATCCACGATGCTGCTGTTCCTGGCGCAGGCGGTGCGTCCGTTGCGTTCATGCATCCTTCTTCCACACACAAGGTATTGTTTGAGCTTTGTGAGAAGACAAAAAGCAAGGAGGAAGCAAAATAA
- a CDS encoding M20/M25/M40 family metallo-hydrolase has product MVNADRLLNEFLELVQIDSETRHEKEISIVLKKKFEELGVEVYEDDAESTTEHAAGNLICTLKGNKEGVDTIYFTSHMDTVTPGNGIKPSIKDGYVVTDGTTILGADDKAGLAAMFEAIKVLKEKNISHGDIQFIITVGEESGLVGAKAMDASKITAKYGFALDSDGPVGDIIVAAPTQAKVRAKIYGKSAHAGVAPEKGVSAITIAAKAIARMPLGRIDEETTANIGHFHGGGTGEQTNIVCDTVFVLAEARSLINEKMEVQTAKMKEAYESAAVELGGRAEVEIEVMYPGFKFGEGDHVVEVAKKAAEKIGRPHRLLHSGGGSDANIIAGHGIPTVNLAVGYEEIHTTNERMPIEELTKTAEMVLAVIGIAAGE; this is encoded by the coding sequence ATGGTAAATGCAGACCGTTTGTTAAACGAATTTTTAGAGCTTGTTCAAATTGACTCTGAGACTAGACATGAAAAAGAGATCTCAATCGTTCTTAAAAAGAAATTCGAAGAGCTTGGTGTTGAAGTCTATGAAGATGATGCTGAATCTACTACAGAGCACGCAGCAGGAAATTTAATCTGTACGTTAAAGGGAAATAAAGAAGGCGTTGACACGATCTATTTCACTTCTCATATGGATACCGTTACTCCAGGTAACGGGATTAAACCTTCGATAAAAGACGGATATGTAGTAACGGATGGTACTACGATTCTTGGAGCGGATGACAAAGCAGGACTTGCTGCGATGTTTGAAGCGATTAAAGTACTCAAAGAAAAAAATATCTCTCACGGTGATATCCAATTTATCATAACAGTAGGAGAGGAGTCTGGATTGGTAGGGGCAAAGGCAATGGATGCGTCTAAGATCACTGCCAAATATGGTTTTGCCCTAGACAGTGATGGTCCTGTTGGAGATATTATCGTTGCTGCTCCTACACAAGCAAAAGTTCGAGCGAAGATCTATGGAAAATCAGCACATGCGGGGGTCGCTCCAGAAAAGGGAGTATCAGCGATCACGATTGCAGCAAAAGCGATCGCTCGCATGCCACTTGGCAGAATTGATGAAGAAACAACAGCTAACATCGGTCATTTTCACGGTGGAGGTACAGGAGAGCAAACAAATATCGTTTGCGACACTGTTTTCGTTCTAGCTGAAGCTCGTTCATTGATTAACGAGAAAATGGAAGTTCAAACAGCAAAAATGAAAGAAGCTTATGAATCTGCGGCTGTAGAATTAGGCGGACGTGCAGAAGTTGAGATCGAAGTGATGTATCCTGGATTCAAGTTCGGTGAAGGGGATCATGTTGTAGAAGTTGCTAAAAAAGCAGCGGAGAAGATCGGACGCCCTCACAGACTTCTTCATAGTGGTGGTGGAAGTGATGCGAATATTATCGCAGGTCACGGTATTCCAACCGTAAACTTAGCTGTTGGCTATGAAGAGATTCACACAACGAATGAAAGAATGCCGATAGAAGAATTGACAAAGACAGCAGAAATGGTGCTTGCGGTTATCGGAATAGCAGCCGGCGAATAA
- a CDS encoding carboxyl transferase domain-containing protein: protein MDIYDKINELYEKKTEIELGGGDDRIDKQHERGKLTARERIDLLLDEGTFVELNPFMEHRSHDFGLSGMKAPGEGVVTGYGKIHGRPIYLFAQDFTVFGGALGEMHAKKIAAVMDLAAKNGTPFIGLNDSGGARIQEGVMSLDGYGHIFYRNSIYSGVIPQISVIMGPCAGGAVYSPAITDFVFMVEKTSQMFITGPKVIETVTGEKISSEDLGGAEVHGSKSGNAHFTAPSESEVLEDVRRLISYLPQNNKERTPVLPWGDEEDDRPELTEIIPYDSTRPYDVRTVIQEVVDKDSFMEVHAQFARNIVVGFARIKGEVIGLVCNQPKVMAGGLDIDSSDKASRFIRLCDSFNIPIITFEDVTGFFPGVKQEHGGIIRHGAKILYAYSEATVPKITIILRKAYGGAYVALNSKSIGADLVFAWPNAEIAVMGPQGAANIIFAKEIEKSEDPEATRAAKIEEYRTKFANPYIAAANGMVDDVIDPRDTRIKCIQALDMLRNKSEDRPYKKHGNIPL, encoded by the coding sequence ATGGACATCTATGACAAGATTAATGAACTTTATGAAAAGAAAACAGAGATTGAATTAGGTGGCGGTGATGACCGCATCGACAAGCAGCATGAGCGAGGAAAGTTAACGGCGCGAGAACGTATCGATCTTTTATTAGATGAAGGTACGTTTGTTGAACTAAATCCTTTCATGGAGCATCGTTCACATGACTTTGGTCTTTCTGGGATGAAAGCACCAGGAGAAGGTGTAGTAACTGGCTACGGAAAAATTCATGGTCGTCCTATATATCTGTTTGCTCAAGATTTTACGGTATTTGGCGGGGCACTTGGAGAGATGCACGCGAAAAAGATCGCTGCAGTTATGGATCTTGCGGCGAAGAACGGAACTCCTTTTATCGGGTTGAACGATTCAGGAGGTGCTCGAATCCAAGAAGGAGTCATGTCCCTTGATGGCTATGGGCACATCTTTTATCGAAATAGCATCTATTCTGGCGTGATTCCTCAGATCTCTGTAATTATGGGACCTTGTGCAGGGGGAGCCGTGTATTCTCCAGCGATTACAGATTTTGTGTTTATGGTAGAAAAAACAAGTCAGATGTTTATTACAGGACCAAAAGTAATCGAGACTGTAACAGGGGAAAAGATTTCCTCTGAAGATTTAGGTGGCGCTGAAGTTCATGGATCTAAGAGTGGGAACGCACATTTTACTGCACCATCGGAATCAGAAGTGTTAGAAGATGTTCGACGTTTAATCTCTTACCTTCCGCAGAATAATAAAGAGAGAACGCCGGTCTTACCTTGGGGAGATGAAGAGGATGATCGCCCAGAACTTACAGAGATCATCCCATATGATTCAACTAGGCCTTATGATGTAAGAACGGTTATCCAAGAAGTGGTTGATAAGGATTCATTCATGGAAGTTCATGCTCAATTTGCAAGAAATATAGTTGTAGGTTTTGCAAGGATAAAGGGTGAAGTGATAGGATTAGTATGTAATCAGCCAAAAGTCATGGCTGGAGGACTAGACATTGATTCTTCCGATAAAGCATCGCGTTTTATCCGTTTATGTGACTCTTTCAATATTCCGATCATTACGTTTGAAGATGTAACAGGATTCTTTCCAGGGGTAAAACAAGAGCACGGTGGTATTATCCGTCATGGAGCAAAGATCCTTTATGCATACTCAGAAGCAACGGTTCCGAAGATTACGATCATCCTGCGAAAAGCATATGGCGGTGCATACGTCGCTTTAAACAGTAAATCTATTGGTGCTGATTTAGTATTTGCATGGCCGAATGCAGAGATTGCTGTAATGGGACCACAAGGAGCTGCGAATATTATCTTTGCCAAAGAGATCGAAAAAAGCGAAGATCCTGAAGCGACTAGGGCCGCGAAGATTGAAGAGTATCGTACGAAGTTTGCTAACCCTTACATCGCTGCTGCAAACGGGATGGTAGATGACGTAATTGATCCGAGAGACACAAGAATTAAATGTATTCAGGCGCTTGACATGCTGCGCAACAAGAGTGAAGACAGACCTTACAAAAAGCATGGAAACATACCACTATAA
- a CDS encoding DUF3889 domain-containing protein — MKISSKLFCLIMASFLICSSLPLTVSAESPRVQEPAYAKWGRLAVFETGKRYPDYDIVDYLYVGRTTAQNEDIVERFKLWIKKGASEKGVIITITLTPGGVFKNISFQETAR, encoded by the coding sequence ATGAAGATTTCCAGCAAGTTATTCTGCTTGATTATGGCCAGTTTTTTAATTTGTAGCTCACTTCCCCTTACAGTCTCTGCAGAAAGTCCAAGGGTACAAGAACCTGCTTATGCAAAATGGGGAAGGCTCGCTGTATTTGAAACAGGTAAAAGATATCCCGATTATGATATCGTTGATTACTTATACGTTGGACGAACGACAGCTCAAAATGAAGATATTGTCGAAAGATTTAAATTGTGGATCAAGAAAGGTGCTTCAGAAAAGGGAGTTATTATAACGATCACGCTAACTCCAGGTGGTGTATTTAAGAATATTTCATTTCAAGAGACAGCCCGTTAA
- the proC gene encoding pyrroline-5-carboxylate reductase — protein MGTEKITFIGAGSMAEAIMEGLIKKEKWQADLITIKNRSNTQRVDELQVKYGVVPASTIEEAVAGADIIVLAVKPKDAQNAVNTIKPFVKSHQLIISVMAGISTETLTNWLQLNNPIMRAMPNTSASIGHSATALSSGMYALSSHIEKSLELFETIGTVTRVPEEKLHIVTGLSGSGPAYIYYIAEAMQKAAEELNLSEEEAKTLITQTLLGASLMLKQTTDSPVELRRKVTSPGGTTEAGIGKLDQFGVQDAFLACIKRAVKRSEELGRMN, from the coding sequence GTGGGAACAGAAAAAATTACGTTTATTGGTGCCGGATCGATGGCTGAGGCCATTATGGAAGGGTTGATTAAAAAAGAAAAATGGCAAGCTGATCTGATTACGATAAAAAATCGAAGCAATACACAACGAGTAGATGAACTTCAAGTTAAGTATGGTGTAGTACCTGCTTCAACGATAGAAGAAGCAGTCGCTGGTGCTGATATTATCGTTCTTGCAGTTAAGCCAAAAGATGCACAAAATGCGGTTAACACCATCAAGCCGTTTGTTAAGAGTCATCAGCTGATCATTTCTGTTATGGCTGGCATATCCACAGAAACGCTAACAAATTGGCTTCAGCTGAATAACCCTATAATGAGAGCTATGCCAAATACATCCGCATCGATCGGACATTCTGCGACTGCACTATCCTCAGGAATGTATGCCTTGTCATCGCATATTGAAAAATCTCTTGAGCTGTTTGAGACGATTGGAACGGTGACACGCGTACCAGAAGAAAAACTGCATATCGTTACAGGTCTCTCTGGAAGCGGTCCTGCCTATATTTATTACATCGCGGAGGCGATGCAAAAAGCGGCTGAAGAATTAAATCTTTCCGAAGAAGAAGCAAAGACTTTAATCACTCAAACGCTTTTAGGTGCCTCTCTTATGCTGAAACAAACAACAGATTCCCCAGTTGAACTTAGAAGAAAAGTAACCAGTCCTGGCGGTACGACAGAGGCAGGAATCGGTAAACTTGATCAATTCGGAGTTCAAGATGCTTTCTTAGCTTGTATCAAAAGAGCGGTGAAACGATCAGAAGAACTAGGAAGAATGAACTGA